Sequence from the Metopolophium dirhodum isolate CAU chromosome 2, ASM1992520v1, whole genome shotgun sequence genome:
CAAATATAAAGTTATCTAGATGAAAATATAACTGAGTGCCGTAATCTTACCGAAACAATTAGCCAACTGTAAATAATCGAGCGTgtgcttcaactaaccatacgATTTTGCATTTCTGAAGACACGCCTTTTTAACACATTAAATTTACCGATGCTTTCTTTAGTTTCTATATCGTCACAATCCGTAATTAGTTTCATAAAGGATGTCCCTGAACAgcttaactacaaaaaaaatccACGTGATTTTCTAAGTGAACAACTGTTAAGTGTAGTATTGAAGACAGTTTTCCTCGAAGGGAAATTCGAGTCGCAAgagttatctttattttttgataatggtaAGTTGTACACTTACTACTAATTAACTGTTTAGTAACGTACTATAaatagacattttatttaaaataaaaatacaatatattttacatttgtacaatttgtaccggtgaatttaaattatttaatacaatatgacagtttaattgttttttaattacaatctGGTATGaaccattttaataataatattaaataatataatatatttttttttacttatctaatattttataaaaaaattgtgttcatTAGATATTGGGAATACTGTAAACCAAGAAATACCGGAGAATATCTATGTTTTCGATTCATTTAGCTCAGATTCCTCTGACGATGACGGAGAAAATGTCAAAAGGGTACCAGAATATCCTTGTAAAGATCGAGTTTTGCCAGCCCCACCAAGTGGTCAACGAAATTACGGACTTGGCCCACTGGTCAATAAAGCCAGGAAACGATTTAAAAAAGGGTGGTCATTTGGATCACTTAAATCACTTGGAAAAAATCAGATAGGAAAATTAAGTCAAGGAAATTTAACGAATGAATTTGGTGAGTAAagattttaaagtttgaataattagtatattgtacataatgaACAATTTTGTGGTCTATAGACAATAGAACATATGAGAGCACATCAGATAAAAGTATTGACAAAAGTTTAAATTCATTGGCGAATAGTAATAGTCCGTCGTCATCTGTTTTCTATATTCccatatataaacatattatgtaagtattcaaatttaaaattacatatgcATGccatctaatatattatagccaatgcaatacaattaaaataaaatattaatttacagagATAATGGTAACATTCGGCCTGTAAGAATTAGAAGCAAACCACCATCGTCTATTGATTCGAGACGTCTAAGTGTAGCTGTAGCAAGACCAAGTTCACCACCACCTCCTCCACCAGTAAAACGACATTCAActggtaaaattatattatatttattaattttatagaatatttgtatttggacataaatattatagttcggCAGTGGAAAGGCCAAGCGACGTAACCCAGATAGAcaacaaaatagttattttaatttataatgatagtggttagagaaataataaaatatacacattttccCCAAGTGCCCCGTGCCTTGTTGCAAATACATCTCCACACATTTCATCCACAATTGTCTTTcgataatttaatgatttaaaaaaataaaataccgaaGTATGTTTCGATGCTGTGTGGTTTTTCCGAAAATACATGCACACAGATGCGATATAACCGAGCGGGTTTCTTTTGATGTAGACCGTCTACTAGGCTGattcaaataaatttcaaaatgttgccACACGAAAACGAATTTTTGTCGCCACAGTCAAATGTTAAAACTGTCTGGACGCGCCTCAAATACCTTCAAatcattgtttcaaaaatattatcattttagtcGCTCCTAGCTTCCTGCAGagagattttaattttgtggaTAACATTACTGGCCTTTCCATAAACAAAACAACAAATACACATTTTTCTCAAGTTACATAAGTACTAAAGTACATAAtcctaaaatcaattttttgttgAAAGTTTGAACAACAAATGTAGCAattcttaaataattgtttacaaaagTCAGAAATTTTAGTCTCTCCTGAAAAATTTCATTATTGTGGATTACATCAATTGGCTtttcactattatattatgtaaataactgttatgtataatattttaggaaacacCACGTATGGTTCGTTGCCCCGTTCAATTTACAATTCTAAAGGAAGGCCAAGCAATTCATTGGACAAGAGTAGCACTGAATCAGCATCTGAGaatggtataattttaaattaaatcattaccCACTGTAGTTTCATATTTATGATAACTCAAATTATTTCACAGGTTCAAACCAAGGTTCTGATTTGTACATGCGATTTGCCGATGAACCATTGTATCAGTTTTATGCCGCTGATATATCTgaagtatgttttattttaaaattattatttgaagatGCACTAAACATGCATGCACACAAGATTTGTACTTGcagtatatgtattttataaatcaatgaATTACCTCTGACCTACTtatgtatctaataatattaatcttgaggtttaattgtttttgtagagGACAAAAAGTGTTTTTGCTGGTGACATGATGGAAGATTGTGATGGTTATGAAGAAATTAGTTCAATCACAAGTAGGCCATCAGCTCTAGAGCTTATAACACCTTGTACATCTGGTCATGGACAACATAGATCTTTATGGTGTGAAGTTCCAGAAGTAAAAAATAGTGGCATTATAGGTAAGTTATTtgataactattaaaaatgaagaaaacataataatattacttatgttatcaattttaatagaCTCGTTAATACCAAGAGAGCGAAAGTTACAAGAAGCCAAGTTTGAATTAATAACTTCTGAAGCATCTTATTTTAAATCTCTAACTGTCCTAGAGAAACATTTCATAAATAGTCATTCAATGAacgataatacaatattaagtaaaaaagatCAAAAGATTCTATTTGGAAATGTTAATACAGGTTAGTAAATCACAATATGTTTATCGCGAATGAAAATTATTGCaggtttgtaaattgtaaaatattttttgatttagtaCGAAAATGTTCTGAAAAATTACTGGCGGCATTAGAAAAATGTTGGCAAGACAACATACTGCTTAGTGGACTTAGCgaaattttatacacacattCTAAAGAAAACTttgacatttttgtaaaatattgctcaaatcaaatttatatagaTCGCACTTTAAAGTGCttaaggtaaaatattttatattaaataagcaTTAGAGCAAAAATTTAAGAATTCTTAACTTTATTTTAGAGAGAATCAAAAATTCAATGAAGCTTTACAAAGACTGGAATCAGATCCAAAGTGCCAATCGCTCTCTCTTCATTCGTTCCTAATGTTACCTATGCAAAGAATAACTAGATTACCTCTACTCGTTGATGCTATTTTGTCACAAATGGATTCAAAAGAAAATTCTTTGGAATATCAAATGTGTGAATTGACTTTAGCTTCTTTAAAtactgtaagtataatatagttttttttcaacttaGGTTTTAGCAAACATTCATTTTATTGTTGATAACtcgttaaatttttactttgtatTAGATTGTACAAAACTGCAATGAAAGTACTAGAAAATTAGAACGTTATGAAGAAATGTTGTTACTTAGTCaacaattagaattttctagTAAAAAAGAAATGAAAGCTATGTCAGTAGCTTCTAGTTCACGCTGGTTAGTTCGTTCTGGTTCTATGTTGCATTTGACTGTTCCCGATGGAAAATTAACATTTAGCCGAAAAATGATACGACCAACTAAACTTTACTTCTTCCTATTCAACGATATGTTTTTCATAGCAAAACGCAAAAGGTATttcaatgtatataaatataataatattaataaaaatattgacacCTATATTTTTACAGTGACGGGAACTATACAGTGGTGGATTACTGTGCAAGAAATTTTGTAGAAATGGAACATACTACGGAATCAGTACTTACTTCATCCTATAAGAATCTTTTGAAACTAACTATTTTAGAAAATCATGAATCAAAGACTATTGAAATGGTATTTAAGATTCTAGTTTTTAAATCTAGGTTTAACTGTGTAAGacatgtttgtttttaatatttaaataattttacagttaTTGAGTTGTGATTCTGAATCTTCGAAAAAACGTTGGATTGAAGCAATGTCCCCTCCTATCAGCTCCAATCCTGAAGAAACACTATACAATGAATGGGACTGTCCACAAGTGTTTTCAGAACACCCGTACGTTGCTATCCAACCAGATGAACTGTCATTACAAAATGGTGACATTGTAAAAGTTTTGACTAAAATGAATGATGGTAATATTTTTGttgcaaattaaaaataatttttaaatgtggacattaacaatatatttttaaaactattaatttataataggatGGTACCATGGGGAGCGGATTCGTGATGGTGAGAAAGGTTGGTTCCCTGGTAATTACACATCAGAAATAGCATCACAACATGCTAGAGCAAAAAATCTTAAACAACGTTACCGTTTGTTAGCCATGTCTGGAAGTTACCTGCAGTCTCgacaagataaaattaaaaaaaaaaaaattagtcaaattattgaaactaaattattgttataaaaaaaaaatgtctacattttttaaataataggtactccCACTAACaagtaaatcaattattataaaacagatGTTTATTGTTAATGATCTGTTCTGCTTTTGATTTAAACttgtaattatatactattagtaattaatatacataaaaatgtattccaatataaatatatataaaagaaaaagaatagaaaaattaatttaaacctaGTAAGACAAATAATATCAAATGCccgaagaaaacaaaaaatacagaaAGATACATTAATTTgactattaaattatgatattatgttatgtttaatttaccgcttaatttattttattttatgtaaaactatTTATCCTTTTTGTACTTACCTTGACAAGGTTAAATACTTAACCTCgctcatttaattttaattaaatacatgtaaataattattgtttatgattttatttttattatgcatt
This genomic interval carries:
- the LOC132938638 gene encoding uncharacterized protein LOC132938638 isoform X1, yielding MITEMTTSSVLPTGGGKIKRPSFKSRGGAGPHINRTGSFKGYQTIRVSVPSTMVAELASKFNAVVVDANQGDSMQAIMKKVNKTLAKGSTARTKVTTVREKGVVVRATVEKFESTSQKKRCINQMVVVRTNSNQRMATERPTAIKQPTAVEHPTAIQQPTTVEQQKVADHLTTVEHHIAIQQPTVVEERNILDHLTGVEQQITMLHPTATKNPAAEQQKTINQRTSSSVVKKLLVQFENGKKPSKPSVLGPKPIVTTRSIRRNERRPPMQKDTTVTVDRHLLNKDKRLSIARDPDAQLESVLNVMPPPKNLQHPMRREQSPPREDLNQQQPTERERSPPREDLNQQQPTERERSPPREDLKQQQPTEVIAPAKSPPPLPLKPNCSFLHGWKRPTTLTTTAAASTTPTTNTPATTTSTISTSTTTNPTTTIPVTTTSTTTTLTTTTPAYNKGGRHSVGEIQSSQLPSSLVAASPTHSVIASLAEATLTATGFATDTTALTADTTTEIGSHNYNYIVGEESIYEELRYIRLTSTDSGTHTTEAPNVVLESPYVVLESPYDHYSTIDGGEQNIYDVVTTATTAYEDTSYETVQPPLPPLPTPPVISVTVVDASPQQLPVDSDSDENGHQEKKEMFDNSVEIDNSIYGINPPSESTSSGVTSDSVSVDRNSKFDEDDGWVDVPSSEEIILIPYPSNRFRQKPKTKKSNSKPFSKLIHGLLYKDQNIGNTVNQEIPENIYVFDSFSSDSSDDDGENVKRVPEYPCKDRVLPAPPSGQRNYGLGPLVNKARKRFKKGWSFGSLKSLGKNQIGKLSQGNLTNEFDNRTYESTSDKSIDKSLNSLANSNSPSSSVFYIPIYKHIIDNGNIRPVRIRSKPPSSIDSRRLSVAVARPSSPPPPPPVKRHSTGNTTYGSLPRSIYNSKGRPSNSLDKSSTESASENGSNQGSDLYMRFADEPLYQFYAADISERTKSVFAGDMMEDCDGYEEISSITSRPSALELITPCTSGHGQHRSLWCEVPEVKNSGIIDSLIPRERKLQEAKFELITSEASYFKSLTVLEKHFINSHSMNDNTILSKKDQKILFGNVNTVRKCSEKLLAALEKCWQDNILLSGLSEILYTHSKENFDIFVKYCSNQIYIDRTLKCLRENQKFNEALQRLESDPKCQSLSLHSFLMLPMQRITRLPLLVDAILSQMDSKENSLEYQMCELTLASLNTIVQNCNESTRKLERYEEMLLLSQQLEFSSKKEMKAMSVASSSRWLVRSGSMLHLTVPDGKLTFSRKMIRPTKLYFFLFNDMFFIAKRKSDGNYTVVDYCARNFVEMEHTTESVLTSSYKNLLKLTILENHESKTIEMLLSCDSESSKKRWIEAMSPPISSNPEETLYNEWDCPQVFSEHPYVAIQPDELSLQNGDIVKVLTKMNDGWYHGERIRDGEKGWFPGNYTSEIASQHARAKNLKQRYRLLAMSGSYLQSRQDKIKKKKISQIIETKLLL
- the LOC132938638 gene encoding uncharacterized protein LOC132938638 isoform X2, giving the protein MITEMTTSSVLPTGGGKIKRPSFKSRGGAGPHINRTGSFKGYQTIRVSVPSTMVAELASKFNAVVVDANQGDSMQAIMKKVNKTLAKGSTARTKVTTVREKGVVVRATVEKFESTSQKKRCINQMVVVRTNSNQRMATERPTAIKQPTAVEHPTAIQQPTTVEQQKVADHLTTVEHHIAIQQPTVVEERNILDHLTGVEQQITMLHPTATKNPAAEQQKTINQRTSSSVVKKLLVQFENGKKPSKPSVLGPKPIVTTRSIRRNERRPPMQKDTTVTVDRHLLNKDKRLSIARDPDAQLESVLNVMPPPKNLQHPMRREQSPPREDLNQQQPTERERSPPREDLNQQQPTERERSPPREDLKQQQPTEVIAPAKSPPPLPLKPNCSFLHGWKRPTTLTTTAAASTTPTTNTPATTTSTISTSTTTNPTTTIPVTTTSTTTTLTTTTPAYNKGGRHSVGEIQSSQLPSSLVAASPTHSVIASLAEATLTATGFATDTTALTADTTTEIGSHNYNYIVGEESIYEELRYIRLTSTDSGTHTTEAPNVVLESPYVVLESPYDHYSTIDGGEQNIYDVVTTATTAYEDTSYETVQPPLPPLPTPPVISVTVVDASPQQLPVDSDSDENGHQEKKEMFDNSVEIDNSIYGINPPSESTSSGVTSDSVSVDRNSKFDEDDGWVDVPSSEEIILIPYPFRQKPKTKKSNSKPFSKLIHGLLYKDQNIGNTVNQEIPENIYVFDSFSSDSSDDDGENVKRVPEYPCKDRVLPAPPSGQRNYGLGPLVNKARKRFKKGWSFGSLKSLGKNQIGKLSQGNLTNEFDNRTYESTSDKSIDKSLNSLANSNSPSSSVFYIPIYKHIIDNGNIRPVRIRSKPPSSIDSRRLSVAVARPSSPPPPPPVKRHSTGNTTYGSLPRSIYNSKGRPSNSLDKSSTESASENGSNQGSDLYMRFADEPLYQFYAADISERTKSVFAGDMMEDCDGYEEISSITSRPSALELITPCTSGHGQHRSLWCEVPEVKNSGIIDSLIPRERKLQEAKFELITSEASYFKSLTVLEKHFINSHSMNDNTILSKKDQKILFGNVNTVRKCSEKLLAALEKCWQDNILLSGLSEILYTHSKENFDIFVKYCSNQIYIDRTLKCLRENQKFNEALQRLESDPKCQSLSLHSFLMLPMQRITRLPLLVDAILSQMDSKENSLEYQMCELTLASLNTIVQNCNESTRKLERYEEMLLLSQQLEFSSKKEMKAMSVASSSRWLVRSGSMLHLTVPDGKLTFSRKMIRPTKLYFFLFNDMFFIAKRKSDGNYTVVDYCARNFVEMEHTTESVLTSSYKNLLKLTILENHESKTIEMLLSCDSESSKKRWIEAMSPPISSNPEETLYNEWDCPQVFSEHPYVAIQPDELSLQNGDIVKVLTKMNDGWYHGERIRDGEKGWFPGNYTSEIASQHARAKNLKQRYRLLAMSGSYLQSRQDKIKKKKISQIIETKLLL